The sequence below is a genomic window from Gossypium hirsutum isolate 1008001.06 chromosome A11, Gossypium_hirsutum_v2.1, whole genome shotgun sequence.
AAAGGTGATAGTCTTACCGAGGGGTACGTGTCAAAGTTGTGGGATTTTACTCGGATCAGCgtaactcagaataatctccaagagatgaaagaaatttgGGGTCAGTGGGATGACGAGATCAAACAGCTATTCTATTATCATTATGGCGATTTACCTTATCTGCTCGATGTCAAGGTAGACGAACACCTATTTCGAGCCCTCGCTCAAATTGGAATTCTGCTTACAGTTGCTTTACTTTCGGGAAGGTAGATTTGGTACCAACTATAGAAGAGTACACGGCCTTGCTCCATTGCCCAAAGATTCAGGTTCACAGAATTTATTCCAGAGCTGCCAACGTCACAGCATTCTCAAAAAGGCTGATGAACATCACAGCGATAAGCAAACAGTGGGTTACAACCcggatcaaacaaaaaaaaaattgtaagtgCATTTCTTGGAGGAACTTGAGGGATCTAATCTTAGCACATCCCGATGTGAAGAAGAGGGTAGATGTGTTCGCTTTGAACATTTATAGACTGGTTATCTTCCCCAAAGCTTTGAGGCATATAGACGAGGTGGTTTCCGATCTTTTTGACAGACTTAGTAAAGAGGCCACACCTGTACCCGCGATCTTGGCTGAAACTTTTAGATTATTGAATGCTTGTCAAAGAATGGGTGAAGGGAGATTTATTAGGTGTGCATAGCTCTTGCTATCTTAGTTCCACAAGGAAAAGGTCTCGTATCGCAACTTCTCTAAAAACTACTCTCCATTGAAAGAGTTAATAGCTACACCGAGACAAGATGATATTATAGAAGAAAATTGGATGACGGTTCTTCAGAATTTACAAGAGGAAGACGTTGAATGGAGAGCCTCGTGGATGGCTCCTGATGAAATATTATATCGATGCGGAGATTTCGATTGGGTTCCTTTGTTAGGAATATGGGGAGCCGTCAGGTATGCTCCTCTGCTTGCAATAAGATAGTACAGATCCAGACAGTTTACGTCACCAACACATGGTTTAGCTCAGTGCGAGTTCATATACATGGGGAATAACTACAAAAAAGAAAGTTCGTGAGATATCAAATGCTTGGAACcagactcgtaaaatgaaaaagtttgcAGCCAATCCTACGACTACCCCTGAGTATGACCGGTGGTGGGATCAGAGGATCAATGATAACATTCCTATGTCAGATCAAGAAAAAACCCGATCAATGGAAGAACATTTGAAAGTGATcccatctgagctagaaatcatCAGGCAAGATTTCGAGAGAAAGAGTCTGGAActacactacaggaaaatagggctttagcggcgtttttagtggcgtttgggtAAAAAATGCCGCAAATATTATACATTAGCGGCATTTGcaataaaacgccgcaaaaaactgagcaatagcggcgtttttggtccaaacgccactaaaaactgaacaatagcggcgcttttggaaaaacgccgctatagatcgaggttttagcggcgcttttggaaaaacgccgctataggtcgaggttttagcggcacttttggaaaaacgccgcaaaaaagtaATTTAGTTTATGGGGTTATGGTTTAGTGTTTAGGGCCTAgagtttagggtttggggtttaaggtttagaggtaAATATGGTAAACTACTTAACTTgtgtatcttggatttttttataatataaatctaaataagataaatataaattattattttaaaaaatatatatatcaaaatgggttaaatcccaaaagtATACATGAATAATGGTTTAGTGTGcaatgggttaaatcccaaaagcataaattatgaacataattattgatataacatcattttatatttatatattgcatacataaatatttatatttattcaatataaaaatatattgatgtatttattttttaaaatgtgtatgattaaatcaaaattaaagtttcaattatacatttaaaccacaattagaatttcacatctacaattatacattaaatcgaaattcatatataattctgagatgtatctctatcaaaatttaggtgtgtacatataattaaatatctaattatggtttaagggttggggttaagggttaagggtttatgTTTTATAGTTTAGAGTTTAGGGGATAGGGTTATGATATAATGTTCattattttggggtttaggaTTTATAATCTAGGATTTAAGGTTTGGTGTTTGGGGATCAGGGTTTAATTTTTAGCGTTTAGGGATAAATGTATGGGGATCAGGGTACAAttgtatatatgaactttaatttgatctagttcttgtaaattattaacacaattattgatataatatcattttatatttatatattgcatacataaatatttatatttattcaatataaaaatatattgatgtatttattttttaaaatgtgtatgattaaatcaaaattaaagttccaattatacatttaaaccacaattagaatttcacatctacaattacatattaaatcgaaattcatatataattctgagatgtatctctatcaaaatttaggtgtgtacatataattaaatatctaattatggtttaagggttggggttaagggtttatggtttatgttttatggtttagagtttagggGATAGGGGTtatgatataatgtttattattttggggtttagAATTTATGATCTAGGATTTAATGTTTGGTGTTTGGGGATCAGGGtttaatttttagcttttagGGATAAATGTATGGGGATCAAGGTAAAAttgtatatatgaactttaatttgatctagttcttgtaaattattaacacaattattgatataacatcattttatatttatttattgcatacataaatatttatatttattcaatataaaaatatattgatatatttattttttaaaatgtctatgattaaatcaaaaataaaaaacttaaaaatttattacttaaaattttagtttatatttcagttaaaaatatcaatattaaaaatttaaaaaaaattcaaaaaatgattATCTCAACAAAAAAATTGTGAAaggaaaaaataggaaaaaatatgttaaaaataaaaaaagtattaaaattgagttatagtggcgtttttattaaaaacatcgCAAAAAATCCGAAAATTAGTGGCAATTTTTTTAGAAAACGCAACAAAAagccattattttttttataaaaaaaatgccgCTCaccccaaaaaattattttttggttccCCGCTCGTTAGCCAAATCCCCCAAATAAAATTTATGTACTTATTTCTTTTCCCCGTTTACTCTCAAAATTTGCCCCcaaattctttttccttttcatttcactGCAATGAATTCACCCACATAGCTACTCCTTTTCTCTCGATCTGTTAGGGAtttagagaaacaaatggaagtCGAAGAGAAGGAGaacgaggaagaagaagaagaggaagagaagaggggggaggaggaagaaaaagagagtgaagaTGAAGGGACTAAAAAGGTCAAAGGTAGTAGTAGAAAGGGGAGTTCTAGGAAATCTGGTCGAGATTCGGCTGAGAAGAAAGAGCCAGTGACGCCTAGCAGTGATAGACCTACAAGGGAGAGGAAAGTCGTAGAAAGGTATTCAGCTCCTTCTGTTGCAAGGTCTTCCTCGTTTAAAACTGTCAATTGAAAAGGTATGCTTTCTTTTCTGGGGTTAAGGCATGGGTTCATCGACTGCACCACTTCCGTCCAACAATGGTACTACCATTGATCAAGGAATTGCTTACATTCTCCTTTTACTTGCTCTGGCGATTACCTATCTCATCCATTGAtgatctttttttatattttatttttattgggatATGAgctataaatgatttttttatgtattttctcCATATATCTAATGAGAGAAATTGCAGCAATTTTGTATTTTTCTTCTCTCCTATCTCTGTGTTGTAAATCTATGCAGAAAATAAATCCAGTTGAGAATTTGAGATCACATAATcattttactatatatttttttGCTCCTTGTGGAATTTGAAATATATTTAGATTCATATGACCAAATCGATAGATCAAAACGTTTGTATATTAGCAGATGATTCTTGCCTTCTTATCcctcttttttgtttttaaatgagtAAAGAGTGCATTTTATTTCCTTCTTTATTCTTGCATCTGCCATAGAGAGACCACCTTGTCGAGGAGCTGATTGGCTGCtaatgtataattaaatttataagatGTAATATTTAGCCAATTGCTTAGTCTTGTAACTTGGGCCATTTTTGACTTCATGTACATATTTTTGTTAGATTCTTTTTTCCTTACTTTTGTTTTTTATCTTGCAGGTTTTTATTGTGGCTGTGCTTGCCATCTTTCCACTTGTGCCTAAAAGTCTTTCAAATAGGGCTTATCGGCTTTCATTTATGGGCACTGCTTGTTCTTCTGTATTCTATTTGTATGCACTATATGGGGCAAACATATTTCTACTGACTTGTCATACATTTGGTAAATATATGATAGTTTTATGGATAAGGAAAGTGCCTGTTTGGGTGGCTGGGTTACATTGTTTCTTTACcttcttttttttggggggttgtctgttttagtttattttgttttgaaagagTCCAGgccttgttttaattttaataataatccagtcattctttttttcaaaaaaaatatacatatatatgatagTTTTTTCTGTTGAACCTATTCTATATGTTATGCAGAGGCCAAAAGCATGGACTTTACAAGCTGTTCAAGTGTATTTTCAATCAGTAATTGCAACCAAAGATTTTAACTACTTTATTTACTGCCTTACATTTGTCACTTCACATCTTTGCCTTAAATGTAAGCATTCTTCTGCTCATAAACACTTTCTACATTTTTGCTCCTGAATTCTCTTTATTATTATGTAGTATGATGAATTGATATGGACCTTCACTGCAGTTGCTTTGATTCCCATTTTATGCCGATCACTCGAACGCATTGCAAAGTTCTTAAGGCATAATTTTAGTCGTTCTACCTTGTACAGGTAGACCTTTATTCAGATAAACTATCTTCTGTATTACAGTGttctagtttagtttttttttaattaatcttgtGATCAGACATTAATGTTTACTACAAGAAATTCAGTTAAATTTGCTGGGTGATACTTCTTACTTTTCATGTATTTACCTTTTTGTTTATTAGTGATTCTTTGGATGGCAATGGCATGATAGGTGAGTTCAGTACCTAGTTTGGTTATTACCTAAAAACTAGTATTGGAGAACATGACTTATCAGTTAGATACTTATTGATCCTTTGGTCTTTGCTTATATATTAATGAATGTGTTCTGCTTGTGCTGTATGATTTTTATGCATCTTATTATTCAGGAATGAATTTTTTTGAcctgtaaaaagaaaaagagttgaaATACGAGTTATTAGTTCTCTCTTTTtccatttttagttttaaatgattttgaatataaagtttcttgaacttgtttatattattttctttgcaTATAAAGATTGGTATTTGATGTTTCTTCTTGGATTGATCTTCAGATATGTCCTTCCCCTTCCTAGTGCTTCTGTCCCCATTTTTCTCTCTTGCATTGTTCGTATCAATGATATGTTCAACTTTATATAGATCATGGAGCTGTTACTTCATTGATGCAAACAATGCTTTTAGTAATTTTatggggaaaaaaattaaatacgaaATAGTTTTGTATAGAAAAATCTTTCTCAACATCGAATGCATTTCAAACGGTCTAAACCCTTTGTGCTTTGCTTTTATCCATTTTATTACATGAATTAAAATTCTTAGCTTTTTGTTATGGGTATCTAATAGGCAAAATGATTTGCATGCAGATATTTACAGATGCCAGACAGTATGTCATCCACTTTGGAAAGGCTGATCCCGTCTTAAAGACTGGTCCCGCTAGCATGGTAATTTTTGCATTAGAGATTGAAAGTTTCTAAGTCTTCTTTTGTTCACAAATTTATTGGTTTTGTTGCAGATCCAAGAGTTGGATGTAAGCCGTTCACTGACTCTATCAGAGCGAGCAATTGCTGTTGCTCTTGCTATTTCATTGGATAATGATTACTTCTCTAGGCATGGTGGCTAGTAAGAATCATTGTCAATAAATTGATCTTAGTATAACATTTTTTCCCTAGGCCATCACATGATTCGGGCACTTTTTGCTTCTATCTACTTGTCTTTTTCAAATGAAATCTAAGTTTTGCATGATATGTCTAGGCTGACATGTGTTGTGTGAGAGTCGTTCTCTGACATAATTAAACTAAGACCTTTTTTCTTGGGTTCAAGAGAGAGCGTTAAGTTCAAACATAAGATCTCTAACCAAATATCCCACCTTAAGTATTGGAATTATGCTCCAAGACATTCAGAACTCTAGGCTTGAGATGCAACTACTGCGGTTAACATAGGAATGCAGTCTAAATGCACTACATATTAAGAAATTTATGTTGCATTTCCAATAGCTGACTACATTCAGTGAAACGCTCCACTTGGATTATATTTTAGCTGTGTGGATGAGGATAAAGCAATAGAAAGTTAAAGATTTTGAGTACTAATTATGGCTATATTATGCATCATGTGTACCAGGGGAATCCCTTTTGTTGCAATGGGGGAGTAGATTGATTCCTTTGTTTCTCTTTTTTCAAAGAGACCAACAGCTTGGTGTTGCAACGATCAGGCGTTTTCTGTTCCATGGAAATAATGTATATATGCTACTGTTGCTACtatcatatacatatcaaaaaCTACACCCAGTTTTGTAATAGTCTATTTGCATATTtgcatatatttaataataatctcatgtcaactaattattctattttttatttaattgttttgttttcaacattttatttttatttgagttgaaagaagaaaaatactAATTGCACTTTTGACTTCGAAAAGAGAATATTCATTAGCagcttaatcaatttaaataatcaatgttgaTATTTCACATGGGAATGGATATTTAAATCTTATATTTTACATGGTTATGATTTAAGTCCTTATTTCATTTAAGTaacttcattataatatcttattttattgatatttttatatttaatctaatttttattatttattttagttttaattctaaatttttatttttattttaatatttaagataactttgagttttaacttttggattatgattgtgttattaatttattattttagattttaaatttaaattcattaatttttatatttagtttttaagataaaattttaaaattttaacttaattaatattttttatccttaaaagtatatagtttaaagttcaaatttcaaaaataaaacataatataatatttatcatagaaataaatattatttaattaaaaatatttttttaaaggcgatttttagcggcgtttgtgggaaaagcgccgctaaaggccatgatCTTTAGCGCCGTTTTTTACATAAACGCCACAAAATGTTAGCGGCACCATTTTTAGCGGACCACAAatagttttagcggcgcttataagcgccgctataggctaaaaaaaacgccgctaaaaatctgtTTTGCTGTAATGCTAGAAAAAAGGATAAAgcaattgaaggaagaaaaaatgcaacTGAGGTTAGATGTTGATGTCTAGAAACTAGAAGCTGAAagacttagaaaagaaaaaataaggctgaagaggatttggacaGTTTGAAAACAGACTACAAGAAGCTGCGAAGGTCAATGAGAACCGCTGGgttaggaaaaacatctgaacaGTGGCGATAGGAAGttaagaagagaaaaataaagccAACCAATTGGAAGAAAAATTCCGAGATGCTCAAGCTCGAGAAGGTGCTCTGAAAAGATGTTTGGTAGAAAGCCAAAACGAGAAGGAGGGATTAAAGATTCAGGTGTCAGAGTTAGAGAGTTTCTTGTATCAGTATCGTACACGTAACTTTGTAATTGAGTTTAAGGCTAGTCAGAGctgaattgaagaattaaaagagaaGATAGAAGAACTTAAAGCAACGCTGCAAAATCGTACTTCAGATTGAACTCCTTGAGGTAAATAACGAGCGATGGAAGGGGCAACTTCATCAATCTCAAGACCAGGTCAGGAGCAGGGATTACATCATGGGCGAAGCTTTGACTCAAGTGCGAGAAGTGGCTGATCACTTACAAACATTAGCAGTACAGGCCAATGTGTTGAGTTTAAAATACGAGTCAGAGTCGGACCAAGGCCGAGagctagcttggcttcttaggtaggtcaaggccttaagtatcagggccaagccttatatgtaatctgttttatgtaaagaaacttgttttctagaaaagttactctaatgaaatcgaattagaatcaacgcctttttttgcattcattgcaTTCATTGCATTCATGATCAGCATTGCATCATACGCACTAAAAGTCACAAAATATCCTAAAAATCATGGCAATTTCCCTGGAATATCGTTATGgtacaagaggaaaaacaaaagcaatgaaccaaaggttagagagattggaacaaatgcaaaaagagatgTAGGATTAACTACAAACACGTATGCAAGAACAGCTAGCCAGAATCCAGCAAGATGTGAGGGACCAGATACTGGAGTCCCAAAAAAGTATGATGGATCAATTAACGCGACTATTGGCTAGCGGATTAGAAAAGGGAAAAGCCCCATGATCAATGCGGGAGATGATAATGAAGATCCTTTCTACCCTCCGGGTTTTACCCTAACGAACGTTCAGACACAACCTGATATGTACCCAAGAAGGCCATCGGTCACAATTAGGCCCTAGCCATTTCAGGCTGGTTTTTCGATGCTGATGAACTATCAGGCTGGCTTAGGCTCTAATCCGGGGGATAACCCGACTAACCCTGTTGTCCCCGATCTCGATGAAGTGATAGAAATAGAAAAGACAAAGGTAAAGCTCCCGAAAGAACTCGAAGAACGATAAAGAtggttagaagaaaaatttaaagaaatggaaaacgcCAACTATCGTGGTGGAATCGATGCTAAAGAATTAAGTTTGGTTCTGGACTTGGTGCTTCCCCCCAAGTTCAAAACtccagaatttgagaagtacaattggactagctgtcccgaagctcacatcactatgttctgcagacAAATGGCAGgtcatgtcaataatgaccaattaTTGATTCACTGCTTTCAAGAAAGCCTGGTTGGGGTAGCTTCTAAATGGTAAAACCAACTGAGTCGTACCCAGATCAATTCATGGAAGGACCTagcacaagctttcatgaagcaGTACAGTCATGTGGCAGATATAGCCCCTGATATAATCACCTTacagaacatggagaaaaagcataATGAAAGCTTTAGACAATATGCTCAATGATGGAGGAGGTGGCCACACAAGTTCAACCACCTCTGCTAGAAAAAGAAACCATCATTCTCTTTATTAATACACTGAAAGCACATTTCATTAATCACATGCTGGGTAGCGCAACCAAGAGCTTTTCAGACATAGTGGTGTCtagagaaatgatagaaaatgtgaTAAGGTGCGGGAAAATAGAGGCTGGAGAAAATGCCAAAAGGTCAGCACTGAGAAAGAAAGAGCGCGAGGTAAATAATGTGAGAACATATTCGAAATCAATCACCGTAAGCCAACCAAGGTCGACAACCACTGGTCAGCAGGGCTCAcccagacaagagcccaacacaaAGCAAAAAAAGGACAAACTCTAATTTACACCCATCCCAATGGCGTATAAAGAGTTAtatcaaagtttatttgatgcacatgttgtGTCCCCCTTCTATCTAAAGCCAATGCAACCcttataccccaaatggtatgacgcaaatgcccaatgcgaataccatgcgggagccacaggacactcgatagaaaactACACCACTTTCAAGAAATTGGTTAAAAGACTCATTAACATGGGCATCGTGAAATTTGATGATACATCTAGTGCAGAGAATCCATTACCTAACAATAGGGATAAGGGGATAAATGCGATAATTGAGAGTTCAGGGAAAGAAATTTAGATGAATATCGCAGAAGTGAATACCCCGCTGAAAGAAGTATGAaagaaaatggtggaaagaggGTTGATAATACAGGATTCAAGGGTCAGACCCCGAGAAGCAAAGAATATTTACAAAGTCAACCACCCAATGGTTATCATATCAAGTCCGAGAATTAATGAAGCTGGGGCATAAGTTGCACCAAATGTCGTAATCCAGAAGCCCATCGCTTTCCCTTATAAAGATAGCAAAAGGGTACCGTGGAACTATAACTGCAATGTGACGATCTCGGAAGAGGAGATCCCGGTTAATGCATCAGAGGAAGGTCAAGACGAGGGTTTTTATACGCGCAGCGGAAGACGTTACGATACCCCAAATTCAAAAGTTGAGCATGTTAAAGAAAAATCATTGGAGattgagcaaaagaaagagaagccgACGGGACTTGAACCGACTGTTAATGAATCAGTGACGGAAAAAGAAGCAAAGAAATTCTTGAAATTTCTAAAACACAGCGAGCATAGCATTGTGGAATAGTTGCGCAAACAGCCAGCTCGTATATCGGTACTGGCCTTACTCTTAAGCTCAGAAACCCATCGTAGCGCATTGATGAAGGTGTTGAATGAAACTTATATTGCTAATGATATTTCGGCAAACAAGCTGGACCGcttagtcaacaatataagtgccgacaacttcatattcttcaatgatgatgaagtACCGCCAGGAGGCAGGGGATCGactaaagctttgcacatcacgaCTCGCTGTAAAGGGTATACATTACCAggggtattgattgacaatggatcagccTTAAATGTTCTACCGTTATCTACGCTGAACAGACTGCCTGtagatagttctcacatgaagGTCTGCCAAAACATAGTgagggcattcgatggaacaaAAAAGAAGGTAATGGGCAGAATCGAAATACCCCTTCTAATCGAGTCGAGCACGTACGAGGTAGATTTCCTAGTTATGGACATTAAGCCTTTATATAATTTCCTAttggggaggccatggatacactcagcagggacAGTCCCTTCATCGCTACATCAAAAGCTAAAATTGGTAATCGAAGGTCGGTTGGTAACAATAAATGCTAAAGAAGACATCATCGCAGCTGTGACCAGCAACGCGCCCTATCTAGAGGCAAACGATGAAGCAATCGAATGTTCCTTTCAGTCTTTAGAGTTTGTGAATGCGACATTCGTCACCGAAGGCAATAGGATTCTAACGCCCAAGTTATCTAAAACCATAAGAATAGGCCTACGGCTAACTGTTGGAAAAGGAGCCCTATCGGGAAGAGGACTCGGGAGATACCTCTAAAGAAGGATTAAGGCACCCATAACGAAGGACAAACAAGACTGTTTTAGCTTGAGATTTAAGCCAGATGCGAAACAAAGGAAGAAAGAGCTAAAAAAGAAGCAAGAGAGAAAGAGAGCACGACTGAGCGGGGATGAGATCGAATGGGAACCAATAATCTTTCCCCATATATCGAAGACTTTTGTGTCTGGAGGAGTCATTCACCTTGAGCAGGAGACGTCGGGAAAGGAAATCATGGAAGGAATGTTGGAAATTTTGAACATTAACGCCACATACGAAGAAGGAACTAGAGTAGAGAATTTTTcgggcattcgcccttatgagCCGGGAAGTTTTCTGAATAATTGGACTACAGAAGAGATTCCTATAGTCTTTAGAACTAACAcaaagtaatgttcaaaacacacttattgctctaggcctaggagtaataagagtCCCTTTTGtaaaataggcttatgttcaaaattgttatttcaatgaaatgtaTCCTTTTGTCTTATTCCGtgaaaatattcttttattctttcattcatgatcataccatacatatcattgttcttagattctctttttctttgaatCTTCCTTCACACCTACAACAGTTCTCCAGATATCAACGATATGAGTGACGTCGCTACTAACTCAAAGTCTCCTTTTGAGcaggatatgtgtctagagggattTCACGGCTTTGAGGATGACAGAGACTGTAACTTATCctctgatttgttaaggatggtagaacaagaggagaaacagattctacctcacaaagagtcaatagaagtcgtgaacttgggagatggactagaaaagaaagaagtaaagATTGGAGCTTGCATTACCACAGAGACAAAGCgggaccttattgagttactccaagagttcAAGAATGTCGTTGCATGGTCATATctagatatgcctgggctaagtactgacattgtggtacacAGGCTCCCCATTAAAGAAGAATGCGAGCCAGTTCAAcaaaagctccgaaggatgaggccggatgttttgttgaaaataaaagaggaggtcaagaagcaattcgatgacggtttcttacaagtagttaagtactcggaatgggtagccaatatcatCCCCGCttctaaaaaagatggaaaagtacggatgtgtgtagactacagggatttgaacaaagGCAGCCCGAAGGATAATTTCCCGTTGCCTCATATTGACACCTTAATGGACAACATGGCAGGTTActcactgttctccttcatggatggtttctcagggtacaatcaggtaaatatgcatcctgaagacatgaataAGACCAAATTTGTAACCATGTGGAGAACCTTTTGTTATaaggtaatgccatttggattgaaaaatgcgggagcaacatatcagagagccatggtaaccctattccatgatatgatgcacaaagaaattgaagtctaTATGGACGACATTATCGCCAAATCTCAGACAGAAGAGAagcatgtgcaagtcttgaggaaattgtTTTTAAGGTTGATGAAATTCCAGCTGAAACTCAATCTAGTAAAATGTACCTTCGGGGCCAGATCAAGAAAACTGCTAGaattcgtagtcagtgaaaaagggattgagattgacccagataaagtcaaagccatacaagagatACCTCCACCGCGTattcaaaaagaagttcgaggatttCGAGGAAGACTAAACTACATCGCTCGGTTCGTCTCACAACTAACCAAGAAATGTGACAGCATATtctgtctccttaagaaacataaCCCTGGTgtttgggatgaggagtgccagaagactttcgacaaggttaagtaatatttttctaatgccccagtgttgac
It includes:
- the LOC107946308 gene encoding uncharacterized protein, producing MGTACSSVFYLYALYGRPKAWTLQAVQVYFQSVIATKDFNYFIYCLTFVTSHLCLKFALIPILCRSLERIAKFLRHNFSRSTLYSDSLDGNGMIDIYRCQTVCHPLWKG